A window of the Lactuca sativa cultivar Salinas chromosome 7, Lsat_Salinas_v11, whole genome shotgun sequence genome harbors these coding sequences:
- the LOC111889371 gene encoding uncharacterized protein LOC111889371, producing the protein MSRNIDGYWSSEDEGEVRSGRSMCLMARQSIECDEGYLSLGSEEDDDDADLNISYMAKNDPPRRNIIQQKDFLHDLKLARNAGYMTYDNNINSQIRGYGVLINRNFSVSNVAFTWVFFPRIKSATTTEISNFIKGIEVLVKLHVRRLQSDNGSEFTNVTIEKFLFDKGIDHNFSTYYTYQQNGVVERRNRTLVEAPQTMLKFANLPLYLWVEVVSTTNFTQNESIINRHLNMTPYEAING; encoded by the exons ATGTCAAGAAATATTGATGGGTACTGGTCTTCCGAAGACGAGGGTGAAGTGAGATCTGGAAGGAGCATGTGTCTTATGGCAAGACAGTCGATCGAGTGTGACGAAGGCTACTTGTCTTTAGGTTCAGAAGAAGATGATGACGATGCTGACCTGAACATTTCCTACATGGCAAAAAATGATCCACCTCGCAGAAACATCATCCAACAG AAAGACTTTCTGCATGATCTGAAGCTCGCTCGTAATGCTGGTTACATGACATATGACAACAATATAAACTCACAAATTCGAGGTTATGGTGTCTTGATCAATCGCAATTTCTCTGTCTCTAATGTGGC gttcacttgggtcttcttcccTAGGATAAAATCCGCAACAACCACTGAAATCAGTAACTTCATTAAAGGAATTGAAGTTCTTGTCAAACTCCATGTTAGAAGACTCCAAAGTGACAATGGATCTGAATTCACCAATGTCACTATTGAGAAATTCCTCTTCGACAAAGGCATTGACCACAATTTCTCTACTTATTACACTTATCAGCAAAACGGTGTGGTTGAAAGAAGAAACAGAACTCTCGTTGAAGCCCCTCAAACAATGCTGAAGTTTGCAAATCTTCCTCTCTATCTTTGGGTTGAAGTTGTGTCTACTACCAACTTCACTCAAAACGAAAGCATCATCAATCGCCATCTCAACATGACACCGTATGAAGCCATCAATGGTTGA